The Chordicoccus furentiruminis DNA window TGCCTGCTGCAGTGAAGGAAACTTTCACTCATGCTTTACTTTTCATGCGTCTCATGCGGCAATGAGTAAAGCCAGATGAGTTAATGCTTCAGAAAAAGTAAAGCATTGCGGAAAAGCCGCTCGAACAGTGTCATCCCCTTCCCGAAGTTCTGAAAGAATGCCAGCTGCAACCCAAAAAAATCCGGAGCTTTCGCTCCGGATGCGTTCACTCAATATCTAAGCACCTCGGCTTCGCAGACCGCATCAACGCGCCGCCTGCTCAGCTCTCCGCCGGCTTCTTCGCCGCGCGGCGGCCTCCCGTGGTCCGTTTCGCGGTCTTTTTCTCCGGAGCGGCAGCGGTTCCCGCCTTCACGGTCCCTGCCGTTCTGTCCGCCGGCTCCGTCTTCTTTTCCGACGTCTTCGCTCTTGTTCCGGCGCCGGTGCGCTTCTTCGTCTTCTCCTCCTGCGGTGCGGCCGGAGCGTCCGCGGTTGTCCTTGCGGATCCGGTGCGCTTCTTCACCGCGCTCTTCGGCGCTTCTGCCGCCTTCTTTTCCTTCTCCGATTGATAGAGGAATACCAGCGCGCCGTAGCCCGGAAGCCTGAATCCGAAGCTGTAGGGCTTCCCGTCGCATTCCTTCTTCACCGCCCGGAAGGACTTCTTCGTGAAAACGGAGTGGCCTCCGTATTTCGGATCCATCGAGTTGAGGATCAGCTTATAGCTGCCCGGCTCGAAACAGCCGACACGGTAATCATCCCGCTCCACCGGCGTCATGTTGAGGACGAAGAGCAGGTTGTTTTTGCCGTCCGGCGATTTCCGCACGAAGCTGTAGATACTCCGGCTCGCGTCGTCGGCGTTGATCCACTGGAATCCGTTGGGATCATAATCCGTCGCATAAAGCGCAGGATACTTGCCGACCATCGTCCAGAGCGCCTTCACATAATCCTGCAGCTGCTTGTTCAGCGGCTCAGCGAGCAGATACCAGTCGATTTCCCGCTCCTCGCTCCACTCGCGCTGCTGCCCGAATTCCTGGCCCATAAAGAGGAGCTTCTTGCCCGGATGCCCGGCCATATAGGTATAGCCCGCCTTCAGGTTGGAGAATTTATCCTCATAGATTCCCGGCATCTTGCTCCACATCGAGCATTTCAGATGGACCACCTCGTCATGGGAGAGAACGAGAACGTATTTCTCCGCGTACGCGTAGGATGTGGAGAAGGTCATCTTGTAATGATTGCCTTTGCGGAAGAGCGGATCGAGCTTCATGTACTCCAGGAAATCGTTCATCCAGCCCATATTCCACTTCAGCGTAAAGCCCAGACCGTTCTCCTTCTCAACATCTCCGGTCACCTTCGGCCATGCCGTGGACTCTTCCGCGATCGTGACCGCGCCCGGATTCCGGCCGCGAAGCAGCGTATTCAGATGCTTGAAAAATTCAATCGCGTCGAGATTCTTGTTCTCGCCGTACTTGTTGGCGATCCACTCGCCGTCCTTCTTGCCGTAGTCGAGATACAGCATGGAGGCGACCGCGTCCACGCGGAGTCCGTCCACATGCATGAACTCCACCCAGAACAGGGCGTTCGCCAGCAGGAAGTTCTTGACCTCCGGCTTGCCGTAGTTGAAGATCTTTGTGCCCCACTCCGGATGCTCGCCCATTCGCGGATCGGCATGCTCATACAGCGCGCAGCCGTCGAAGTCGGCAAGCCCGCAGGCATCCTTCGGAAAATGCGCCGGCACCCAGTCAAGGATCACGCCGATGCCTTCCCGATGGAAATAATTGATCATATACACAAAGTCTTCCGGCGTGCCGTAGCGCGAGGTCGGGGCATAATAGCCCGTGACCTGATAGCCCCACGATCCGTCGAAGGGATGCTCGGCGATCCCCATCAGCTCGATGTGGGTATAGCCGAGGTCCTTGATGTAATCGGCCGCCCGCTCGGCGAACTCCCGATATGTGTAAAACCCGTCTACGCGCCCGTCGCAGGCCGGATGCTTCATCCACGAACCGATATGACATTCGTAGATAATCATCGGATCCTTGTCCGGATTGAAAGCTGCGCGTTTTTTCATCCAGGCGCTGTCCGTCCATTTCAGATGCGTCAGATCCGTCACGATGGACGCGGTTCCCGGCCGAAGCTCCATCTGGTTGCCGTACGGATCCGCCTTATAGAGCCGTTCGCCGTTCGGTCCGACGATGAAATACTTGTACATGGAGCCGACGCCGATACCCGGAATAAAGACCTGCCATACGCCGATCTCGTCCCGGTTCCCGATCACGTTCGCGTCCGGATTCCAGCCGTTGAAGTCGCCCACCACGGAAACGCTTCGGGCATCCGGCGCCCAGACCGCAAAATATGTGCCTGCCTGACCGTCTATTTCCGTCGGATGCGCGCCCAGCTTCTTATAGAGATCGTAGTGCGTCGCATGCCCGAAATAATACTGGTCCGTCTTAGTAAACTCATATTTGTTTTCCATCGGTACCCACCCCATTTGTTTTTTACAGACAATCCTGCCTCAGATCGCCGGAAGCCTGACAATCTTACCTTATTATAGTATGAAGCGCGCGCGCTGTAAACGCAGTTTCGCTATACAGACCTCCTGTTCTGTCATATTGATTTGTGGTTATGCACAAAATGCAAACTGCACGTTCGGGCATCCTGGCTATGCAAACAGCTGTACCGGGATGCGTCCGCATCCGGATGCATGTCCATAAAATGCATCCGGATGATGTACCCCCGGATGCATGTCCACAAAATGCATCCGGATGACGCGCTCCCGAATGGTTCCGAAGCCGGGTGCATGCCGATAAGATGCACCCCCTCCGGATTTGCGCGTCAGGGATGATACTGCTGGGCTTTCACATAGCGCTCGGCCAGCTCCTCGGTCACGCCTCTGCAGGCGATGATCTCCCGGTAGAAGTGGCCGCTCCGCTTCACGCGCCGCTCGCCGCTTTCAAAGTCCACATGGACGAGTCCGTACCGGCGGCTCTCTCCGCCCAGCCACTCGAAGCCGTCGAGGAAGGAATAATAACAGTACCGCTCCACCGGAAGACTGGTACGGGCGAGCACCGCCAGCTGGTCGTAGAGCCAGAGGCTCCGGAACGAATCCGAGTTGTCGCAGACGCCGTTCGCGAGAATCCAGACCGGCTTCTGACAGATCGCATAGAGCTCCCTCATCGCATCCTCCAGCCCCTGCGGATAGATTTCCTTCCCGCAGTCACTCTTCGGATCCTGCGCCCGCGTCTCGTTGTCGCCGATGCGGACGACATGAGAACGCGTGCAGTAATCGAGGCCGAGGTAGTCGCAGTATGTTCCCTTTCGGAACCGGGCGAGATTCTCCATCGGGAATTGGAAATCCCCGAGAAGGAACGCGCGGGCCGGCAGTTCCTGATAGAGATACTGGCTGATCCGCGCAGCCTGGGACTCCGTCGTGCTGAACGGGTGCAGCGCG harbors:
- the glgB gene encoding 1,4-alpha-glucan branching protein GlgB translates to MENKYEFTKTDQYYFGHATHYDLYKKLGAHPTEIDGQAGTYFAVWAPDARSVSVVGDFNGWNPDANVIGNRDEIGVWQVFIPGIGVGSMYKYFIVGPNGERLYKADPYGNQMELRPGTASIVTDLTHLKWTDSAWMKKRAAFNPDKDPMIIYECHIGSWMKHPACDGRVDGFYTYREFAERAADYIKDLGYTHIELMGIAEHPFDGSWGYQVTGYYAPTSRYGTPEDFVYMINYFHREGIGVILDWVPAHFPKDACGLADFDGCALYEHADPRMGEHPEWGTKIFNYGKPEVKNFLLANALFWVEFMHVDGLRVDAVASMLYLDYGKKDGEWIANKYGENKNLDAIEFFKHLNTLLRGRNPGAVTIAEESTAWPKVTGDVEKENGLGFTLKWNMGWMNDFLEYMKLDPLFRKGNHYKMTFSTSYAYAEKYVLVLSHDEVVHLKCSMWSKMPGIYEDKFSNLKAGYTYMAGHPGKKLLFMGQEFGQQREWSEEREIDWYLLAEPLNKQLQDYVKALWTMVGKYPALYATDYDPNGFQWINADDASRSIYSFVRKSPDGKNNLLFVLNMTPVERDDYRVGCFEPGSYKLILNSMDPKYGGHSVFTKKSFRAVKKECDGKPYSFGFRLPGYGALVFLYQSEKEKKAAEAPKSAVKKRTGSARTTADAPAAPQEEKTKKRTGAGTRAKTSEKKTEPADRTAGTVKAGTAAAPEKKTAKRTTGGRRAAKKPAES